Part of the Gilliamella sp. wkB7 genome is shown below.
TGTGTTTGCTAAGCAGTTAATATCACAAATTAGCACTTTTTCAGAAAGTGAATTAAATCAAATACAAAAAAGGAGTGACAATGTAACCTAACCTACAGGGCAAGCGGATTTGGCGGGTTATGTCCATTGTAGTAGTAACAATTTTATCAGGATTGGAAAAGAACAATAACGAAACAAAGATATCAAACTGATTGATGCAACAGATGCCAAGCATGATTTTATTGCACATGCACAACAAGATATTTCTAAGTTGCTTAATGAAATTAGACGATTAAAAATAGTTATTAGTAAAAATAAATTGCCACAAAAATAAAAAAGATTTTACAAATGCTTTAACCCTAAACGTTAAGTACGATAGATAAGTGACAATTTTACATTCAGACAGCTAGAAAAATTAATTCAATTTGAATAATGATCAAAAGTCCTAGTTTAAATTTTATCGATGTAATAAATAACATACTGATAATTTCTGTTTTATGATGCAATACGATTTAAAGAAAAGTTTATTATTAATCCTGTATTGTCTTTTTCAGAATAAAAAAAGCAATTTTCCACGAAAAAAATTAAAGTAAATATCCTAATTTTTTATCCTACACAAGTCGAAATAGTCATATTACCAATATGAAATAATTGGCCGGATAATTACATGAAATAAAGAGATCCAAACTAAATAATGTGTCTTTTAACGAATATTTTTTATATTCTAATGCGCTGCTACTTTCGAAAAGAGATTAATGATGACAACGCCAAACATAATAAATCCCATACCTATTAAAGCAGCAAGATCTAAAGTCTGTTTCATAAAAATCCAAGCAATTAAACTAATAAGAACAATTCCTATGCCAGACCAGATCGCATAAGCAATTCCGACAGGAATAGTTTTTAATGCTAAAGAAAGTACATAAAAAGAAGCACTGTATCCAATGATAGTAATGATTGAAAAAACCAAATGAGTAAAGCCATTGGATAACTTTAATGAAGAAGTTGCAATCACTTCACAAATAATAGCTAGAAAAAGAAGAAGATATGAATTCATGCTAATACCCACAATTGTTTAAAACGATAGTCTTATTCCTAACTTTCAATAAATCAGGTTTAAAAGCTTGAATTGTTCAATTTGGTAAGCTTATAAGGTATATTATTAAAACCTGCTAGAGTTTTATATCTATATTTTTTATATCTGTATTATTTTTAAATGATAAGTAAACTAGATAGCTACTAACTCTTGAATATCACTGAATAGGATGATTTTTAATGGTGGGTTGTGAGGGGATCGAACCCGCGACCAATTGATTAAGAGTCAACTGCTCTACCGACTGAGCTAACAACCCACTAAAATATTCTTTCTATTATATCTAACCTTTAAGATTAATGCAAGCCATAGATTTTACATAAATTTTGAGCTAAATCTCAGATTTATCAAATTAAATGTGATATTATCATAAAATTAAAGAATTTATTGTTATCCAACCAATTCTTTAATTAACTTAATATGACATAAATAACAGTATGAATTGACAATTAGTTAATAAAATTAATTAAACGCCTAATTCAAAATCATTAAATTATAGGTTATAAGATAGTATTAGGAGACAAAAATGAAAATATCCTCGGTTGCAATGCTCATTTCAATGGGATTAGCAAGTTCAATGGCTTATGCACATCAAGCGAATGAAATAATAGTCCGTGGTGGGCCTGTCTATGTTCATCCAAAAGATAAAAGTGATCATGTGAAAGTGGGTGGGGCAAAAAGTGATTTAAAAGCCAAAGCCGATAATGACACTCAACTTGGTTTAAATTTTCAATATATGATTACGGATAATATCGGTATTGAACTGTTAGGAGCAACACCATTTAGCCATCAAGTTAAACTCGGCGGCGGTAATTCAACTGGCTTGGCTGGCGCTCACCTTGGTAAAATTAAACACTTACCACCTACATTAAGTGCTGTTTGGTACCCTCTTGATTCGAAATTTGAATTTCAACCGTATGTGGGTGTTGGGGTAAACTATACTTTCTTCTTTGATGAAAAACTCAGCGGACAAGCTAAAAAAGCAGGATTCCATGGTTTAGACCTTGATAGCTCTTGGGGCTTAGCGGCACAAATTGGTGCAGACTATTCTATTAATGAAAATTGGCTCATTAATGCACAAGTACGTTATATTGATATTGAAACTAAAGCAACAACGCATTTAGGAAATACTAAAGTAACAGCTAAATATAAATTAGACCCATGGGTTGCAATGTTTGGTGTAGGTTATAAATTTTAGGCCTTTGCTGAATAAAAAATCTCTCGCTAATAAAATTAACGAGAGATTTTATATATTGAGATTATAGATTCTTAATTGCTACATACTGCTCTTGCAGTTTTGCTTTATCATCAATGTAACCTTGCTGTTTTTCCTTTTCTTTAGCAACCACCGCAGCAGGTGCTTTGTCAACAAAACTAGCGTTTGATAATTTATTTGCAATACGGGCTATTTCTCCCTCAATGCGAGCAATCTCTTTTTCAAGACGAGCTAATTCATCTTCTTTATTAATTAATCCCGCCATTGGTATAAGTAGCTCTGCCCCATCAACCAATTTAGTTACAGACAACGGACCATTTTCACCTTCATCAAGCAAGACAATTTCAGAAAGTCTAGCCAACGTTTTAATAAAAGTAATATTATCACTTACAACACGATGAACTGTCGGTGAAGCTTGGCGAATCAATAATTGTAATGGCTTACTCGGTGCAATGTTCATTTCAGCACGGATATTACGCACAGCAATAACAGCATCTTTAATCCAATTAATATCAGCAACCGCTTCTTCATTAATATATTTTTCATCAAATGCTGGCATTGGCTGTAGCATAATTGTGTCAGCTTTAATATGCATTAGCCCTTTCACATTTTGCCAAATTGCTTCAGTGATAAACGGAATAATTGGATGTGCAAGGCGCAATAACGCTTCCAGAACGGTCACCAACGTATGACGAGCAGCACGTTGTGCAGATTGTTCGCCATTAGCTAATACTGACTTAGTAAGTTCTAAATACCAGTCACAGAATTGATTCCAAGTAAACTCATATAAAATATTAGCAGCTAAATCGAAGCGATAAGTGTCAAATGCTTCACGATAAGCTTTAACGGTTTGGTTAAATTCTGCTAAGATCCATTTGTCTGATAGTGAATAATCTAAATCCCCGCCTTTAAAACCACAATCATGTTCTTCAGTATTCATTAATACGTAACGGCTGGCATTCCATAATTTGTTACAGAAGTTACGATAACCTTCTAAGCGTTTTAAATCCCAGTTAATATCACGCCCAGTTGAAGCCAGTGCTGCTAAAGTAAAGCGTAGTGCATCTGTACCGTGGGCTTCAATACCATTTGGAAATTGCTTTTCAGTCCGTTTAGCAATTTTTTCAGCCAACTGTGGTTGCATCATATTGCCAGTACGTTTTTTTAACAGATCGGCTAATGAAATACCATCAATCATATCTAAAGGATCAATTACGTTACCTTTAGATTTAGACATTTTTTGCCCTTCTTCATCACGAATTAACCCTGTAACATATACAGTTTTAAATGGTACTTGTGGTTTACCATGCTCATCTTTGATAAAGTGCATCGTCATCATAATCATTCTGGCTACCCAGAAGAAAATAATATCAAACCCTGTTACTAATACATTAGTTGGATGAAAGGTCGCTAAATCATCGGTATTTTCTGGCCAACCTAAGGTTGAAAATGTCCATAGTGCAGATGAGAACCAAGTATCAAGTACATCTTCATCTTGTGATAATTCTATGTCGTCAGCTAGGTTATTCTCGCGTCGTACTTCTGCTTCGTTACGTCCTACATAAACATTACCTTGGTTATCATACCAAGCAGGAATTCGATGCCCCCACCATAATTGACGAGAAATACACCAATCTTGAATGTCATTCATCCAAGAAAAATACATATTTTCGTACTGTTTTGGTACAAATTGGATGTCACCATTTTTTACTGCATCAATAGCGGGTTCAGCAAGTACTTTGGCACAAACATACCATTGGTCAGTCAACATAGGCTCAATAACCACTCCGCCACGATCGCCATAAGGAATAGTAAGATCATGTGGCTCAATTTTTTCGAGTATATCTAATGCTTCACATTGAGCAACAATGGCTTTACGCGCTGCAAAGCGTTCTAGATTTTGGAATTCTGCTGGAATTTCTGTTGCATAAAGAGTGCATGCTTCGCCATTGGTATCAAATACTTCCGCTTGTGTACGAATATCACCATCAAAAGTGAAAATATTGATCATCGGTAATTGGTGACGACGCCCTACTTCGTAGTCATTAAAATCATGGGCAGGAGTGATTTTTACGCAACCAGTACCTTTAGTCATATCGGCATGTTCATCACCAATAATCGGAATACGACGATTTACAAATGGTAATATGACATATTTACCAACTAAATCTTTATAACGTGGATCCTCTGGATTAACTGCAATACCTGTATCGCCTAATAGTGTTTCTGGTCGAGTTGTGGCAACAACTAAATAATCTTTGCCTTCTGCTGTTTTAGCTCCATCAGCAAGTGGATAGCGTAAATACCACATTGAGCCTTTGACTTCTCGGTTTTCGACCTCAAGATCTGATATGGCGGTACGAAGTTTAGGATCCCAGTTTACTAGACGTTTACCACGATAAATCAAATCTTCTTGATATAATCTTACAAACACTTCTTTTACGGCATTGGATAGACCTTCGTCCATAGTAAATCGTTCACGATCCCAATCAACAGAATCACCTAATCGACGCATTTGTTTAGTAATACTACCGCCTGACTCTGCTTTCCATTGCCAAATTTTATCAATAAATGCTTCACGACCGTAATCATGACGAGTTTTGTTTTCCTCAGCGGCAATTTTACGTTCAACAACCATTTGAGTAGCAATACCAGCATGATCCGTACCTGATTGCCAAAGGGTATTGTTACCCTGCATACGATGATAACGAATCAATGCATCCATGATGGTTTGTTGAAATGCATGCCCCATATGTAAACTTCCTGTTACATTCGGAGGTGGAATGGCAATGCAGTAACTTGGTTGCGATTTATCGCCATTGGGTTTGAAATAACCGCTTTCTTCCCAATGTTTATAGATAGGTTGTTCAATTTCTTGTGGATTATAAGTCGTATTTTTCATAATTGATGAATAAATCCTAATTCAAGGCATAAAAATACCTTATATTCTACAGGAAAATAGCCAAACAATAAATTAGCAGAGTAATAA
Proteins encoded:
- a CDS encoding DMT family transporter; translation: MNSYLLLFLAIICEVIATSSLKLSNGFTHLVFSIITIIGYSASFYVLSLALKTIPVGIAYAIWSGIGIVLISLIAWIFMKQTLDLAALIGMGFIMFGVVIINLFSKVAAH
- a CDS encoding OmpW/AlkL family protein, which produces MKISSVAMLISMGLASSMAYAHQANEIIVRGGPVYVHPKDKSDHVKVGGAKSDLKAKADNDTQLGLNFQYMITDNIGIELLGATPFSHQVKLGGGNSTGLAGAHLGKIKHLPPTLSAVWYPLDSKFEFQPYVGVGVNYTFFFDEKLSGQAKKAGFHGLDLDSSWGLAAQIGADYSINENWLINAQVRYIDIETKATTHLGNTKVTAKYKLDPWVAMFGVGYKF
- a CDS encoding valine--tRNA ligase, with translation MKNTTYNPQEIEQPIYKHWEESGYFKPNGDKSQPSYCIAIPPPNVTGSLHMGHAFQQTIMDALIRYHRMQGNNTLWQSGTDHAGIATQMVVERKIAAEENKTRHDYGREAFIDKIWQWKAESGGSITKQMRRLGDSVDWDRERFTMDEGLSNAVKEVFVRLYQEDLIYRGKRLVNWDPKLRTAISDLEVENREVKGSMWYLRYPLADGAKTAEGKDYLVVATTRPETLLGDTGIAVNPEDPRYKDLVGKYVILPFVNRRIPIIGDEHADMTKGTGCVKITPAHDFNDYEVGRRHQLPMINIFTFDGDIRTQAEVFDTNGEACTLYATEIPAEFQNLERFAARKAIVAQCEALDILEKIEPHDLTIPYGDRGGVVIEPMLTDQWYVCAKVLAEPAIDAVKNGDIQFVPKQYENMYFSWMNDIQDWCISRQLWWGHRIPAWYDNQGNVYVGRNEAEVRRENNLADDIELSQDEDVLDTWFSSALWTFSTLGWPENTDDLATFHPTNVLVTGFDIIFFWVARMIMMTMHFIKDEHGKPQVPFKTVYVTGLIRDEEGQKMSKSKGNVIDPLDMIDGISLADLLKKRTGNMMQPQLAEKIAKRTEKQFPNGIEAHGTDALRFTLAALASTGRDINWDLKRLEGYRNFCNKLWNASRYVLMNTEEHDCGFKGGDLDYSLSDKWILAEFNQTVKAYREAFDTYRFDLAANILYEFTWNQFCDWYLELTKSVLANGEQSAQRAARHTLVTVLEALLRLAHPIIPFITEAIWQNVKGLMHIKADTIMLQPMPAFDEKYINEEAVADINWIKDAVIAVRNIRAEMNIAPSKPLQLLIRQASPTVHRVVSDNITFIKTLARLSEIVLLDEGENGPLSVTKLVDGAELLIPMAGLINKEDELARLEKEIARIEGEIARIANKLSNASFVDKAPAAVVAKEKEKQQGYIDDKAKLQEQYVAIKNL